A genomic window from Sulfurospirillum diekertiae includes:
- a CDS encoding Tgt2/MlaC family protein, whose protein sequence is MKRIFTLLLLSLLCTSPAMALEEQNISSFMQTNIDLATTILRDKKIQKTERSEKLFAIFDLIFDYNLMAQLAIGGKQWSSLAPEKQVEFTKLFEMKLKNSYMEKLDLYTDEKIVIKNLEKIKDTRIHLTTHLMKNSEVYEIIYKFYKDKNGSWMIYDVDILGVSIIQTYRTQFADILAKEPFENLLERLKKPDELTPKKQ, encoded by the coding sequence ATGAAACGAATTTTTACGCTATTACTATTATCCCTTTTATGCACTTCACCAGCTATGGCACTTGAAGAGCAAAATATTTCTTCTTTTATGCAAACCAATATTGATCTAGCAACCACAATTCTACGTGACAAAAAAATTCAAAAAACTGAGAGATCAGAAAAACTTTTTGCTATTTTTGATTTAATTTTTGACTATAATTTAATGGCACAACTTGCCATCGGTGGTAAGCAATGGTCATCACTTGCGCCAGAAAAACAAGTGGAATTTACTAAACTCTTTGAGATGAAGCTTAAAAATTCATATATGGAAAAACTTGATCTCTACACTGATGAAAAAATTGTTATTAAGAATCTAGAAAAAATTAAAGACACCCGTATCCATTTAACAACGCATTTGATGAAAAACAGTGAAGTATATGAGATTATTTATAAATTCTATAAAGACAAAAATGGTAGTTGGATGATTTATGATGTTGATATTTTGGGAGTCAGTATCATTCAAACGTATCGTACACAGTTTGCAGATATTTTAGCGAAAGAGCCTTTTGAGAATTTACTTGAAAGGCTCAAAAAACCTGATGAGCTGACACCAAAGAAACAGTAA
- a CDS encoding MlaA family lipoprotein: MRFILACLLSVSLLSASNIKYLGSDLQSNGDLEAEFNTQNSENLFDPLSGYNEIMTSINDHFYEYLLRPTAQGYAYIVPEMARHGVSNFFENLFFPIRFVNNLLQLKLHNSWEETERFVLNSTMGILGFRDVAGEELGIKAHDEDLGQTLGYYGVGSGFHVVLPLLGPSNVRDIVGLVGDAWLNPINYINDNDPDLFNSSGESLAVTAFYIVNKTSLHVKEYDSFKKDAIELYPFLRNAYESRRNKLISE; this comes from the coding sequence TTGCGTTTTATTTTAGCCTGTTTATTGAGCGTATCCTTACTAAGTGCCTCAAATATAAAGTACCTTGGTAGCGATTTGCAGAGCAATGGAGATTTAGAAGCTGAATTTAATACACAAAATAGTGAAAATCTTTTTGATCCACTGAGCGGTTACAATGAAATCATGACATCCATTAACGATCATTTTTATGAATACCTTTTGCGACCAACTGCACAAGGCTATGCGTATATTGTTCCTGAAATGGCTCGGCATGGTGTCTCAAACTTTTTTGAGAACCTTTTCTTTCCTATCCGTTTTGTTAACAATCTTTTACAGCTTAAATTGCACAATAGTTGGGAAGAAACTGAACGTTTTGTACTTAATTCAACGATGGGTATTTTAGGCTTTCGTGACGTTGCAGGTGAAGAGCTCGGCATTAAAGCACACGATGAAGATTTAGGACAAACACTTGGGTATTATGGCGTGGGTAGTGGCTTTCATGTTGTCCTTCCGCTATTGGGACCATCCAATGTCCGCGATATTGTTGGTCTTGTGGGTGACGCATGGCTCAATCCTATCAATTACATTAATGACAATGATCCTGATTTATTTAATAGCTCAGGAGAATCTTTAGCTGTTACAGCATTCTATATCGTCAATAAAACTTCTTTACATGTAAAAGAGTATGACAGTTTTAAAAAAGATGCTATTGAACTCTATCCTTTTTTACGTAATGCCTACGAATCACGAAGAAATAAACTCATAAGTGAATAA
- the rpsB gene encoding 30S ribosomal protein S2, with the protein MVTMKDLLECGVHFGHQTRRWNPKMKKFIFGERKNIYIVDLQKTLRYFRYTYNVVKDAAAEGKTMLFVGTKKQASQAIKEYAEKCGMPYVNHRWLGGMLTNYQTIRQSIRKLDIIEKMEEDGQIDLLTKKEALMLRRKKEKLLDYLGGIRNMKNLPDMIFVIDTVKEKIAVQEARRLGITVVAPLDTNCDPDVVDLPIPGNDDAIRSIQLFCKEMCEAMTEGYEIRSKDAPATEEVADISEDEKKELIEEVVSEEEFAVEAGE; encoded by the coding sequence ATGGTAACCATGAAAGACTTATTAGAGTGTGGTGTACACTTCGGACACCAAACACGTCGTTGGAATCCAAAGATGAAAAAATTCATCTTCGGCGAGAGAAAAAACATCTATATCGTAGATTTACAAAAAACACTACGTTATTTTAGATATACATACAATGTTGTTAAAGATGCAGCAGCAGAGGGCAAAACAATGCTTTTTGTTGGTACAAAAAAACAAGCAAGCCAAGCGATTAAAGAGTACGCAGAAAAATGTGGAATGCCATACGTTAACCACAGATGGTTAGGCGGAATGCTTACTAACTATCAAACCATCAGACAATCAATCCGTAAACTTGACATCATCGAGAAAATGGAAGAAGATGGACAAATTGACCTTCTAACGAAAAAAGAAGCGTTAATGCTTAGAAGAAAAAAAGAGAAACTTCTTGATTACCTTGGTGGTATCAGAAACATGAAAAACTTACCAGATATGATCTTTGTTATTGACACCGTAAAAGAGAAAATCGCCGTTCAAGAAGCAAGAAGACTTGGAATTACTGTTGTAGCTCCACTAGATACTAACTGTGATCCAGACGTTGTAGATCTTCCAATCCCAGGAAATGATGATGCGATCCGTTCAATTCAACTTTTCTGTAAAGAGATGTGTGAAGCGATGACTGAAGGCTATGAAATCCGTTCAAAAGACGCTCCAGCAACTGAAGAAGTGGCTGACATTAGCGAAGACGAGAAAAAAGAGTTGATCGAAGAAGTGGTCAGCGAAGAAGAATTTGCAGTAGAGGCAGGCGAATAA